In one Miscanthus floridulus complete chloroplast genome, cultivar PI295762 genomic region, the following are encoded:
- the rps7 gene encoding ribosomal protein S7 (30S ribosomal protein S7), with product MSRRGTAEKRTAKSDPIFRNRLVNMVVNRIMKDGKKSLAYQILYRAVKKIQQKTETNPLLVLRQAIRRVTPNIGVKTRRNKKGSTRKVPIEIGSKQGRALAIRWLLEASQKRPGRNMAFKLSSELVDAAKGSGGAIRKKEATHRMAEANRALAHFR from the coding sequence ATGTCACGTCGAGGTACTGCAGAAAAAAGAACCGCAAAATCCGATCCAATTTTTCGTAATCGATTAGTTAACATGGTGGTTAACCGTATTATGAAAGACGGAAAAAAATCATTGGCTTATCAAATTCTCTATCGAGCCGTGAAAAAGATTCAACAAAAGACAGAAACAAATCCACTATTGGTTTTACGTCAAGCAATACGTAGAGTAACTCCCAATATAGGAGTAAAAACAAGACGTAATAAAAAAGGATCGACGCGGAAAGTTCCGATTGAAATAGGATCTAAACAAGGAAGAGCACTTGCCATTCGTTGGTTATTAGAAGCATCCCAAAAGCGTCCGGGTCGAAATATGGCTTTCAAATTAAGTTCCGAATTAGTAGATGCTGCCAAAGGGAGTGGGGGTGCCATACGCAAAAAGGAAGCGACTCATAGAATGGCAGAGGCAAATAGAGCTCTTGCACATTTTCGTTAA
- the ndhB gene encoding NADH-plastoquinone oxidoreductase subunit 2, translating into MIWHVQNENFILDSTRIFMKAFHLLLFNGSFIFPECILIFGLILLLMIDLTSDQKDRPWFYFISSTSLVISITALLFRWREEPIISFSGNFQTNNFNEIFQFLILLCSTLCIPLSVEYIECTEMAITEFLLFVLTATLGGMFLCGANDLITIFVAPECFSLCSYLLSGYTKRDLRSNEATMKYLLMGGASSSILVHGFSWLYGSSGGEIELQEIVNGLINTQMYNSPGISIALIFITVGLGFKLSPAPFHQWTPDVYEGKEARNPLFDSDSPTPVVAFLSVTSKVAASALATRILDIPFYFSSNEWHLLLEILAILSMILGNLLAITQTSMKRMLAYSSIGQIGYVIIGIIVGDSNDGYASMITYMLFYISMNLGTFACIVLFGLRTGTDNIRDYAGLYTKDPFLALSLALCLLSLGGLPPLAGFFGKLYLFWCGWQAGLYFLVSIGLLTSVLSIYYYLKIIKLLMTGRNQEITPYVRNYRRSPLRSNNSIELSMTVCVIASTIPGISMNPILAIAQDTLF; encoded by the exons ATGATCTGGCATGTACAGAATGAAAACTTCATTCTCGATTCTACGAGAATTTTTATGAAAGCGTTTCATTTGCTTCTCTTCAATGGAAGTTTCATTTTCCCAGAATGTATCCTAATTTTTGGCCTAATTCTTCTTCTGATGATCGATTTAACCTCTGATCAAAAAGATAGACCTTGGTTCTATTTCATCTCTTCAACAAGTTTAGTAATAAGCATAACGGCCCTATTGTTCCGATGGAGAGAAGAACCTATAATTAGCTTTTCGGGAAATTTCCAAACGAACAATTTCAACGAAATCTTTCAATTTCTTATTTTATTATGTTCAACTTTATGTATTCCTCTATCCGTAGAGTACATTGAATGTACAGAAATGGCTATAACAGAGTTTCTGTTATTCGTATTAACAGCTACTCTAGGGGGAATGTTTTTATGTGGTGCTAACGATTTAATAACTATCTTTGTAGCTCCAGAATGTTTCAGTTTATGTTCCTACCTATTGTCTGGATATACCAAGAGAGATCTACGGTCTAATGAGGCTACTATGAAATATTTACTCATGGGTGGGGCAAGCTCTTCTATTCTGGTTCATGGTTTCTCTTGGCTATATGGTTCATCTGGGGGGGAGATCGAGCTTCAAGAAATTGTGAATGGTCTTATCAATACACAAATGTATAACTCCCCAGGAATTTCAATTGCGCTTATATTCATCACTGTAGGACTTGGGTTCAAGCTTTCCCCAGCCCCTTTTCATCAATGGACTCCTGACGTCTACGAAGGA AAAGAAGCGAGGAATCCTCTTTTCGACTCTGACTCCCCCACTCCAGTCGTTGCTTTTCTTTCTGTTACTTCGAAAGTAGCTGCTTCAGCTTTAGCCACGCGAATTCTCGATATTCCTTTTTATTTCTCATCAAACGAATGGCATCTTCTTCTGGAAATCCTAGCTATTCTTAGCATGATATTGGGGAATCTCCTTGCTATTACTCAAACAAGCATGAAACGTATGCTTGCATATTCGTCCATAGGGCAAATCGGATATGTAATTATTGGAATAATTGTTGGAGACTCAAATGATGGATATGCAAGCATGATAACTTATATGCTGTTCTATATCTCCATGAATCTAGGAACTTTTGCTTGCATTGTATTATTTGGTCTACGTACCGGAACTGATAACATTCGAGATTATGCAGGATTATACACGAAAGATCCTTTTTTGGCTCTCTCTTTAGCCCTATGTCTCTTATCCCTAGGAGGCCTTCCTCCACTAGCAGGTTTCTTCGGAAAACTCTATCTATTCTGGTGTGGATGGCAAGCAGGCCTATATTTCTTGGTTTCAATAGGACTCCTTACGAGCGTTCTTTCTATCTACTATTATCTAAAAATAATCAAGTTATTAATGACTGGACGAAACCAAGAAATAACCCCTTATGTGCGAAATTATAGAAGATCCCCTTTAAGATCAAACAATTCCATCGAATTGAGTATGACTGTATGTGTGATAGCATCTACTATACCAGGAATATCAATGAACCCCATTCTTGCAATTGCTCAGGATACCCTCTTTTAG
- the orf69 gene encoding hypothetical protein 69 (Putative protein product identified by homology to members of the BEP and PACMAD clades): MHLFGLLLNREIGLYIFLILISILIHIRCPTDNANRSYLMSDSGLYVYDRSIEILQDSTFVIYSIYHIR, translated from the coding sequence ATGCACCTCTTTGGGCTTCTATTGAATCGAGAAATTGGATTGTACATCTTTTTGATTTTGATATCGATTTTGATACATATAAGGTGTCCTACGGATAATGCAAATCGAAGCTATTTGATGTCTGACTCAGGCCTATATGTATATGACCGATCGATCGAAATACTCCAAGACTCCACCTTTGTCATATATTCCATATATCACATTCGATAG
- the ycf73 gene encoding Hypothetical chloroplast RF73 (Putative protein product annotated by homology to Oryza sativa) — MTKDETLLVFTLVVSSVSIFLFGILLFMVLISATRDFRERTKSKLVKIMIWAGIVVITFAIAVRIYPIFIFLLKERIKPLVEALYDKLPWIWEVSLSRYWDRLIDFLDRYLWACAQRIQTGIRKQKGEFVVTFSCRVKKRLYARAIEVGIHLSLLSNLFWILKTTLAVGYRLL, encoded by the coding sequence ATGACAAAAGATGAGACTCTACTAGTCTTCACTCTTGTGGTTTCCTCGGTTTCTATTTTCTTATTCGGGATCTTGCTTTTCATGGTTCTCATCTCTGCAACTCGCGATTTTCGCGAGAGAACCAAATCCAAGTTGGTGAAGATCATGATTTGGGCTGGCATAGTAGTTATTACCTTTGCAATTGCGGTTCGAATCTATCCGATCTTTATCTTTTTGCTCAAAGAACGAATAAAACCCCTTGTTGAAGCCCTTTATGATAAGCTTCCCTGGATCTGGGAAGTTTCTCTTTCACGGTATTGGGATCGTTTGATCGATTTCCTTGATCGCTACTTATGGGCGTGCGCTCAAAGGATACAAACAGGGATTCGCAAACAAAAAGGGGAATTCGTAGTCACTTTTTCCTGTCGCGTAAAAAAAAGGCTTTACGCGAGAGCAATAGAGGTTGGGATACATCTATCTCTTCTGAGCAACCTCTTTTGGATTCTTAAGACCACCCTTGCAGTAGGATACCGTCTGCTTTAG
- the ycf15 gene encoding hypothetical chloroplast RF15, whose translation MLIVLFRSKDIRGGRFVRPILIFRTKRSWILFRIGPERRREAEMPTDLCLFSNSPDPIVPVFGTSSAKVTEWVSHQSNPFDKSGVILDIIFYIYRNIIE comes from the coding sequence ATGCTAATTGTTTTGTTCCGAAGCAAAGATATCCGCGGAGGCCGGTTCGTTCGTCCTATTCTGATATTCAGGACCAAGAGGTCCTGGATTCTCTTTCGGATAGGCCCTGAAAGGAGAAGAGAAGCTGAAATGCCAACGGACCTCTGTCTATTCTCTAATTCACCCGATCCGATAGTACCCGTTTTTGGAACGTCCAGTGCCAAAGTCACTGAATGGGTAAGTCACCAATCCAATCCCTTTGACAAATCGGGTGTCATATTAGATATCATATTCTATATATATAGAAATATCATAGAATAG